Genomic DNA from Azospirillum brasilense:
GCGTGTCCTCGCCGAAGATCACCACCAGATCGACGCAGGCCAGCGAGGCGAGCACCGTCGCCCGCGCCGTCTCGGTCTGCACCGGGCGCGTCTCGCCCTTCAGCCGCTTCACCGAGGCGTCGCTGTTGAGCCCCACCACCAGCACGTCGCAGGCGGCCTTGGCCTGATTCAGCAGCGAAATGTGGCCGGGGTGCAGCAGGTCGAAGCAGCCGTTGGTGAAGCCGACCCGCTTGCCGCGGGCGCGCCAGCGCGCCGCGCGCTCCACGGCCTGCTCCAGCGTGTCGACCTTCTCCTCGCCGCTGCGCCATTCCTGCTCGTGCAGGGCGGACAGCAGCTCCGGCGCGCGGACCACCGCGGTGCCGACCTTGCCCACCACGATCCCGGCGGCCAGATTGGCCAGCCGCGCCGCGTCGGTCAGTTCCACGCCCACCGACAGGGCGGAGGTCAGCGTCGCCACCACCGTGTCGCCGGCGCCCGACACGTCGAAGACCTCGCGTGCGTTGGCCGGCAGATGGGTCGCGCCGTCGCGGGTCACCACGGACATGCCGTGCTCGCTGCGCGTGGCGACCACCGCGTCGATGCCGCAGGTGTCCAGCAGGAAGCGGCAGGCGGCCTCGACCTCCGCGTCGCTGTCGGCGGGCATCCCCGTCGCCTGGATCAGCTCCTTGCGGTTGGGGGTGATGACGCTGGCCCCGCGGTAGCGCCCGAAATCGTCGCCCTTGGGATCGACCACCACCGGCAGCCCGGCCTCCCGCGCCGCCTGGATGAGCTGCGCCACCAGAGCGTCGGTCAGCACGCCCTTGCCGTAGTCGGAGAGAATCACCGCGCCCACCGTCAGCATGCCGGTGCGGGCGGCGACCATCACCTCCTCCTCCGACCCGATGGCGGCGATGGTCTCGGCGTCGGCGCGCAGGAGCTGCTGGCGGCCGCCGATGAAGCGCGTCTTGACGGTGGTCTGGCGCCCCGGCTCGGCGACCAGCCCGCCGCCGTCGCCCGTCTCCTTCGCCACGAGGCGGACCAACTCCAGCCCCGCCGCGTCCTCGCCCACCACCGACACGAAGCGGCAGCCGGCGCCCAGCGCCATGACGTTGGCGGCCACGTTGCCGGCGCCGCCGAGCATGGCCGTCTCGCGCTCGATCCGCAGCACGGGGATCGGCGCTTCGGGGGACACGCGGTCGACCGACCCGTAGATGAAGCGGTCGAGCATGACGTCGCCGACGCACAGCACGCTGGCGCGGGACAGGGAGTCGATGTGACGGGCAAGGTCGCTCATGCCGGTTCTACTACCAACCTTGCGCGCGGGGCGCCAGAGGGGAGCGCGGCCCCGGACGGAGCGCGGCGGTCATTCGAAGGCCGGAACCTCGTGCCGCAGATCGCCGGTGCCCTTGGCAAAGGTCAGGGTCAACTGCCCCTGCAGCTCCCGCTCCGCCGCCTCGCCGGTCCCCGGGAGGGAGGGCGGCAGCGGCGGGCTGACCAGGATGCCGGCGGCGGCCAGCGCGTCGCCCAGCGCCGTCGTCCGGTTGGCGGGGACGCAGAAGGCGATGACCGCCATCACGTCGGAGAACAGCGTGTGGTCGACGATCCAGCCGCCGTTGCCGGTGATGCCGTCGGCCGCCGCCATCAGAGCGGCGGTCCGGTCGGTCTGCAGGACCGCTTCGAATCTCAGGATGGACATGGCCTGCCCTCCTCTTCGGGCTGCTTGGAAGGACCAGTATGGGCCGGCGACACCGCGCCCTCAACCGGACAAAACCCCGCAGCCGCCCCACGTTGGCTAGGCAGTCGCCCCCTCCTGTCCTATCTTCCGGCATCCCCTTAAAACTTTGGCCCCGGGACGCCATCCATGCCCCTGCCCTCCGTGACGCGCAGCCTGTCGGCCAAGCTGCTGGTGCTGACCGTGCTGTTCGTCCTGCTGGCCGAGGTGCTGATCTACACGCCGTCCATCGCGCGCTACCGCCTGACCTATCTGGAGGAGCGGCTGGCCGCCGCCCACCTCGCCGCCCTGTCGGTGGAGGCGACGCCGGACATGATGGTGGCGATGGAGCTTCAGAACGAGCTGCTGGCCCATGTCGGCGCCCACGCGGTGGAGCTGATCCGGCCGGACAGCCGCGTCTATATGCTGTCCCGCTCCATGCCGCCGACGGTGGACGCCGTCTTCGACCTGCGCACCACCATGGCGCCGCGGCTGGCCGCCGACGCCTTCATGGCGCTGGCCCAGCGGCGGGACCGGGTGATTCGGGTGATCGGCCCGTCGCCCAAGGACCCCGCCTTCCAGGTCGAGATGGTGATCGATGAGCGGCCGATGATCCGGGCGATGGTCGACTTCTCGGGCCGGATCCTGGCGCTGTCGGTGGCGATCTCGCTGATCGCGGCGGTTCTGGTCTTCGTCTCGCTGACCCGGCTGCTGGTGCGGCCGATGCGCCGCCTGACCGAGGGGCTGGTCGCCATCCGCCGCGACCCCGACGGCACGCCGCCCTTCCAGCCGAGCGCCCGCACCGACGAGATCGGCGTGGCCGAGCGCGAGTTGGCCGACATGCAGGCCACCATCCGCAGCGCGCTGCGCCAGCGCGAACGGCTGGCCGCGCTGGGCACCGCGGTCGCCAAGATCAACCACGACCTGCGCGCCATCCTGTCCACCGCCGCCCTGCTGTCGGAGCGGCTAGCCGAGAGCGCCGATCCGGAGGTGCGGCGGGTCACGCCGCGGCTGATGGCCTCCATCGACCGGGCGGTGGAACTGTGCGGCCAGACGATGACCTACACCCGCGACGGCCTGCTGCCCCTGGCGCGGACCGAGACGCCGCTGCGCCCGCTGGTCGAGGAGGCCGGGGCCGCGGCGCTGGCCGCCCTGCGCCCGGACGTCGTGCGCCCGGATGGGGAGCGGGCCGAACTGCGCTGGAACAACCGGGTGCCGGAGGGGCTGACCGTCCGCGCCGACGCCGCCCAGCTCTCCCGCGCGCTGGTCAATCTGGGGCGCAACGCGGCGCAGGCGGGGGCCGGAGCGGTGACGGTGATGGCGGAGACGCGGCCCGGCGGCGGGCTGCTCCTGCTGGTGGCGGACGACGGGCCGGGCCTGCCGCCGCGGGCGCGGGACAACCTGTTCCAGCCCTTCGCCGGCTCCGCCAGGGCGGGCGGCATCGGGCTGGGCCTCGCCATCGCGCGGGAGGTGCTGCGCGCCCATGGCGGCGACCTGCGGCTGGTGGAGAGCACCGCGGCGGGCACCGTCTTCGCGCTGGAGCTTCCGCCGGGGATCGTCGTGGAGGGGGTCGCCCGGTTGGGCGAAATGCCCACATCGGATTCGCCCATCCCGCATTGATTTCCGGCGCCCGCTCCACCAGAATTCGCGGCACGGTCAACCCGTCGGCACCCCGCCGGGCGGACGCCCCGCGCGGGACCGGCAGCGAAGGAAGGGAACGGGACTTTGGAAGGCACGGGCAAGTGGATCACCGGGGGTGTCCTGGGCTTCATGGCGTTCATCGGCCTGCTGGCGGCATCGCGCGCGTCGGATTCGGCGTTCTATTACGGCGGCTGGCTGCTGGCCATCGGCTGCATCGGGACGATCTTCATGATGGTCACGAAGCACTACAACCAGATGGACGAGCAGATCACCCGCCGGCGCGAGCAGGAATAACCCCCAACCCCCCTTCAACCGGTGGAGGCCGGGCATGCCGTGGGACCCCGAACAATACGCACGGTTCGAGTCCTGGCGCCGCCGCCCGGCCCACGACCTCGTGGCGGCCCTGCCCTCCCTGACCCCGCGGACGGTGGTCGATCTCGGCTGCGGGGCCGGGCAGCTCGCCCGCCGGCTGGCGGAGCGCTGGCCGGAGGCCGAGGTTCTGGGGGTGGACAATTCCCCCGCCATGCTGGAGCGCGCGCGGACCACGCCGTCCGGCGTGCGCTGGCTCCAGGCCGACCTGAGGGTCTGGCGCCCCGACCGGCCGGTCGATCTGCTGATCTCCAACGCCGCCCTGCAATGGCTGGACGGGCACGAGCGGTTGTTCCCCGACCTGCTGCGGGCGCTGGCCCCCGGCGGGGTGCTGGCCGTGCAGATGCCCCGCAACTTCGACGCGCCCTCGCACCGCCTGCTGTATGAGACGGCGGCGGACGGCCCGTGGGCCGAGCGGCTGGCGCCGGTCCTGCGCACCGCCCCGGTGCACGCGCCCGAGGTCTATTACGACTGGCTCGCCCCGCTCACCCGGCGCCTGGACCTCTGGGAGACCGAGTATCTCCAGGTTCTGGAGGGCGACGATCCGGTCCTGGAATGGACGCGCGGCACGACGCTGCTGCCCGTCCTCGACACGCTGGCGGGCGCGGAACTGGACGCCTTCCTGGCGGCCTACCGCGCCCGGCTGAACGCTGCCTATCCCCGGCGCCCCGACGGCCGCACGCTGTTTCCCTTCAAGCGGCTGTTCCTGGTGGCGCGGGTGTAGGCGGGCGCTTCCACGACGTTACGATGCTGGCCCATTTGAAGCTGGCTTCGGCTGCTTGGCGGCGGTGAGGATGTTCGCCACGCCGACCGCGTTCATCCCGGCGCGGGTGCCGATGGCCGACAGCGACTCGCCGGGCTGCGCCTCGATGTTGGCGGCCTTGAGCGCCTGGATGGCCTTGTCGGGGTCCAAACCGAAGACCGGCGCCACCGTCGCCAGCGGGGCGTTCGCCACCGCCCGCATCATCGCGCCGGGGCCGCCGGTGGAGGCCGGAGTCCCGGTCATCGCCGTGAAGACCAGCGAGCCAACGACGCTGACCACGAAGGCCGACAGGGCCACGTTGCGCTTGAAATACTGGAGGAAGGCCGTCCAGTTGCGCGCCAGATGCCACAGGCCGATGACCGAGAAGCCGACGCTGAGCCATTCGTGGGAGAAGCGCACCAGATTGCCGTTCCAGTGCAGCAGCAGCATGATTCCCGTCACCGTGGAGACGACGAACAGGACGATGGTCACCGGCGTGACGATCTGCCGAGTGATGGTGGAGGTGAGGGAGGGCATGGAGGACGGCTCGCGGGTTGAACGGAATGCGGCCAAAGTGGGGCCGGATTGTAACCGCTTGATGTCCCGCACCGCCGCCGAACGTTACAGAGTGTAACGGCGCCCAGCGCCGACCGCGCGCTTGACCGCCCCACCCCACGGTCCAGATGACTGCGTGATCCTAGTGCGTGATCGTGGTGCAACCATCGGGGCTTCCGGTTCATGGGCACGCAGGAACAGCCGGAAGGATGGCGCGACGAGAGCGAGGAGCGCCTGCGCGCCTTCATCGAAAACGCGCCGCGCAAGATGTGGATCGCCCGTCCCGACGGAACGGTCGAGTTCTTCAACCGTGAATGGCGCGACTACACCGGACAAAGCAGCGCCGAGGACATGTTGAACTGGCGGGAGGCCGTCCACCCCGCCGACCGCCCGCGTCTGGACGAGGTGCGTGGCCGGGCGGTTCCCCTGGGCCAGCCCTACGACGTCCAGGTCCGGCTGCTGCGGCGGAGCGACGGGCTGCACCGCTGGCACATCGGGCGGGTGTCCCCCGTCCATCTGCACGGTCGCCTGATCGCCTGGATCGGGGCCGCGACGGACATCGACAACCGTGTCCGCGCCGAGGCCGCCCTGCGCGAGAGCGAAACCAATTTCCGCACCATGGCCAACGCCATCCCTCAGCTCGCCTGGATGCGCGACCCCGCCGACTACAGCATCTGGTACAACCAGCGCTGGTTCGACTTCACCGGCACCTCAATGGAGCAGATGCAGAACGACGGCTGGTGGACGGTCATCCATCCCGACCATGCCGACCCGATGCTGGAAGCCGTCACCGCCGCGCGGGCGGAGGGCCGGTCCTGGGAATACACAGCGCCGCTGCGCCGCCGCGATGGCGTGTACCGCTGGCACCTGTTCCGCGCCGTGCCCATCCGCGACGAGACCGCCGGCACCATCACCCGCTGGTTCGGCACCAGCACCGACATCAACGAGCAGCGCGAGGCGCAGGAGCGCCAGCGATTGCTGACCCAGGAGGTCAGCCACCGGGTGAAGAACAGTCTGGCGCTGGTGGCGGCGCAGCTCTCGCTCCAGGCGCGCGCGTCGGACAACGACGACGCCCGCAACGTCCTGATGGACGCCTACAGCCGCGTCCTGACCATCGCCGGGGTGCACGACCATCTGTGGCGGCAGTACGACGCGAGTTTCATCGACATGTCCGGCTTCCTGCACGGCCTCTGCCGGAAGCTCCAGGAAACCGCGCCGGGCCACGAGTTGAGCTTCACCGGCGACCGGGTGATCGTGCCCACCGATCAGGCCGTCCCCATCGGGCTGGTGGTCAACGAACTGGTCACCAACGCCCTGAAATACGCCTATCCCGGCGACCGCGGCGGGCCGATCCGCGTGACCCTGCGCCGGGACGGCGAGGACGCGATGGTGCTGGAGGTGACGGACCGGGGAGTCGGGCTTCCCGCCGGCTTCGACCTAACGGCGCCGACGAAGAGCCTCGGCATGCGGTTGCTGGTCAACACCGTCCGGCAGATCAACGCCACGGTGGACGCCGAACGCCTCGATCCGGGAACCCGCTTCGCCGTCGCCATTCCGGTCGGACGGTGATCATGGAAAAGTCCCTCTCCCGCCTCGGGAGAGGGAAGGGGCCCGCGCGGAGCGCGGGAAGGGTGAGGGTACGGCCAAGAAGCAGCGCCTTGATCCTCGTGCGACCCTCACCCGCCCGCTCCGCGGGCACCCTCTCCCGGGGCGGGAGAGGGAGCTGGATCACGCCTTCTCGATGTAGGCCAGCAGCGGTTCCCAGTCGGCGCGGTGCTCGGCGGCGCGCTTGCCGGTCAGGTCGAACAGGCTGAGGCCGGAGGCCGCGGCGTCGGCGTAGATCTGGCTGTCGCGCAGGCGCGTCACCACGCTGTGCCCGACCCCGCCGAGGAACTGGTCCAGCCGGTCCGCCGCCTTGGTGCGGGCGCGCAGGCGGTTGCCGACCACCGCCACCGACTTGCGGTTCTTGGCGATCGACTTCAGCTCCTCCAGCTTGCCGAGGAAGCGCTGCGTCGCCTGCTCGTCGAAGGCGCTGGGCAGCACCGGCAGCACGACGACGTCGGCCATCCGCACCAAATCCTCGATCTGCTTGGTCTTCAGCGCGGCCGGCGCGTCGATGACGAGGCGCTGGATGCCCTTCGGCGCGTCGGACAGGTCCTTTGCCCAGTCCAGCCCCACCAGGGCGGAGGCCGTGGCCGGGCGGCGGGCCAGCCAGCCGAGCGAGGAGCGCTGGCGGTCCACGTCGGCCAGCGCCGTGCTGTGACCCGCGGCGGCGCAGGCCGCGGCGAGGTGGGTGGCGATCGTGGTCTTACCGCAACCGCCCTTGATGTTGGCGACGAGGATGGTCCGCATGGGCGGGAAGATTACCCCTCCCGGTCGGGCTTTGACCAGAAGGCTTTCGCGTCGGCAAACTCCTTCCACAGGTCGCGGAGCGCCGGTTCGGACTCCGCCACGCCGCGGGCGTGCCAGCCGATGACGATGCCGGCGGCGCGCGGCTCACCCGGCTCGGGGCGGCTGCCGTCGTCGTGCAGCTCGTGCAGCAGGCGGGTCGCCGTCGCCACGTCGTTCAGGTGGCCCAGCGCGTCCTGGAAGGCCGACAGGTCCTGGATGTAGCGGCGGGCCGGCTTGTCGTCGTAAAGGCTGCGGAAGAACTCCGCCGCGTAGCGCAGCTTCTTCAGGGCGATGCGCAGCTCGTGCCGCTCGGTCACCGACAGGCTCGCGAAGCCGTGGCCGGCGCGGCGGGCCTTCTTGGCACGGCGCGACAGCAGATGGTCGGCCAGATCCTCCACCGGGTCGAACAGCCGGGCGGAATGCTCGCTGACCGGCTGGTCGCGCCAGCCGCGCGATTCGACCCAGGCGCCGAACTTCAGCAGGAAGGTGGTGTAGCGCTCCGACCGGATGGCCTCGCGCACCCCCTCATAGGCGCGGTCGCGGCGGGCGCGCGCCGCGGCGGCGAGCGCGTCGATGTCCTCCTGGAGCGGCTTGCCATGGCCATCGGCGCGGTGGAAGGACTCCTTCACCGGCTCCAGCAGCTCGGCCAGGAAGACGTCCCAGTCGCGCGCCGGGCCGAGGCTGCCACCCAGCCACTTCACCTCGCCGACCAGCCAAGCGTAGGACTCGGCGGGGATGAAGTGCTTGAACAGGGCGAGTGCCGAGCGCAGGCGGCGCAGCGCCACGCGCATCTGATGGACGCCCTCCGCATCCTCGCCGATCAGGGTGACGGCCTCGTTCGCCAGCATGTGGCCGATGCAGGAGCGCAGGATGCGGGCCAGCGCGCCTTCCACCGTGGTGTCGGCGTCAAGCTCCAGCTTGCCCGCCTTGACCACCCTGTCCACCGTCCCGTCGGCCAGGGCGTAGCCGCGCTCCGCCTTGGTCCGCGGGTCGAGCCGCAGCGGGGCGGCCTGGGCCAGCTCCAGCGCCAGATCGTAGAGGGCGGCGGCGGAGCCTTCGAGAAGCTCCAGTTCCACTTCCGACACGGGGATGGAGGCGCCGTCCGGGCCGCGGATCTCGCCGCTGTCGAAGGCGACCTCGATGCGGCTGGCGGTCTCGCCCTCGCCCATCGTCACCACGCGGACGGTGCGCTGGATGAGCGTGGTGAAGAGCGGCTGCAGTTCCGCCGCGCTGATCGAGCCCAGCAGGTCCAGCGCCTCCGCCGACTCGATGGCCGACAGGTCGGGAGCCGGTCCGGCGACCGGATGCTCCCACTCCGCCCGGCCAAGCTCGCCGCTCTCCGGCGCGCCCTTCACGGTCTGGAGATACTGGTTGCCGACCTTGCGCACGCGCAACGTCACCAGCCGCCCGGCCAGACGCCGGTCGGCGGTGTCGTAATAGGTGCTTTCCAGGGTCTTGGTGCCGGCTTTTCCCTTGGCGCGGGATGCGACCGCCGGGCAGGACCGGAGCTTCGCCATGTCTTCGGCCCTGACGGCCAGCTTCAGCTCGGTTTCCCGGTTGGACTCCGCTTCGACCACCATTCGTGCCCCGTCGTTTCCGGTGGGTCCCCGTTTTGCACAGGCCCCAGCCACGGTCAAGTTACAGAACCATGACGCTTTTGTTGCAGTCCCCGCAATCAGGGGCCCGTCTTTTCCAGCACCAGGAGCTTGGACATGTATGCCAGCGACGTCTCACGCAGGCGCAGCCCGGCGGCGGCGAACAGGGCGGGCAGGTCGTCGCGGGCGTAATGGGCGTAGAAGGGCTCGTGGAAGGACTGCGGGAAGCGGTCGATCAGCCCGTCCATCATCGGGTTGTCGCCATACTGCACGCTGTCCATGAAGACCAGGATGCCGCCCGGCTTCAGCACGCGGGCCATCTCGGCGGCGGCCTGGGCGCGGATCTTCGGCGGCAACTCGTGGAACAGGTAGATGCAGGTCACGATGTCCTGCGACCCGCTGGCCAGCGGGATCGCCTCCGCCGCCGCCTGGACCAGCGCGCTGCTGCGCGCCCAGGGGGCGAGGTTGCGCCGCGCCTCACGCAGATAGGCCGGAGAGAGGTCGAGCGCGGTCACCGGCAGGCGCGGGTGGTTGTCCTTAACGAAGGTCAGGAAGCGCCCCGTCCCGGCGGCCACGTCAAGCAGGCGGCAATCCGCGCTGCGGCGCGTTCTCATATATTCGAAGATCGGCACCAGGACCTGACGGCGCATGGCGTCGGCCCCTCCGCCGAACAGCACCTCCACCTGATGGTCGTAGAGACGGGCGCTCTCCTCCGTCAGATAGCCGCCGGTCTGGTAATGGAAGTTCTGGCGGTAGTAGGCGGGCAGCCCCCCGCTGCCGGGCGGCGGGTTGGCCCGCACCTCCACCGCGGCGTGGTCGCGGCGGCGGCGCGACACCTCGGGCACGTCGCGGAAGAAGGCGGCGGCGTCGGTCAGCAGCCGGCGCGGGTCGGGCATCAGGTCGTGCGGCAGGCGGTAGTAGCCCGCCTCGATGTTGGCGAGGTCGCGGGCCAGCAGGGCGCGCAGCTCCTCCAGGATCGCGCGGGTGCCGGGCACCGGACGCCCGCCGGGAGGGGTGGTCCGCGGCGGTCCGGTGATCCGGCGGCCGATCCGCGCGGCCATCATGTACTGGCCGAGGAACCAGGCGACGCGGGCGGACTGGCTGGCCGCGTAAGCCAGCCGGGGGGCCAGCCGGGGGACCGGCCGGGCGGAGGACGGCGGGGTGATCCTGTTCATGACCATAGAAATGGGATCGGCGGTCCCGCCCGCCCAGAGCCCTGTCTTTTCGCCGCATGGGGCAACCGGTCGCCCACGCGGGCCGTTGCAAAGCGGGCGCCCCTGTGCTGGATTGCCCGGCAAAAGTTCAACCCGTGGGAAACAGCAGCCATGACCGAGTTCAACACCATCGACGACCTCGACGTGAACGGCAAGACGGTGCTGGTGCGTGCCGACCTCAACGTCCCGATGCAGGACGGCAAGGTCTCCGACACGACCCGCATCGACCGTCTGGCGCCGACTCTGACCGAGCTGGCGAAGAAGGGTGCGAAGGTCGTGGTTCTGTCGCACTTCGGCCGTCCGAAGAACGGCCCGGACGCCAAGAACTCGCTGCGCAACGTGCTGGACGCGCTGAGCGCCGCCGTCGGCCAGACCGTCGCCTTCGGTGAGGATTGCGTCGGCGAGAAGGCCAAGGCCGCCATCGACGGCGTGCAGCCGGGCGCCATCGTGCTGCTGGAGAACACCCGCTTCCACGCGGAAGAGGAAAAGAACGATCCGGCCTTCGCCAAGCGGATCGCCGAACTCGGCGACCTCTACGTCAACGACGCCTTCTCCGCCGCGCACCGCGCCCACGCCTCGACCGAGGGCGTCGCCCAGCATCTGCCGGCCGCCGCCGGCCGCCTGATGCAGGCCGAGCTTGAGGCGCTGACCAAGGCGCTGGAGAAGCCGGAGCGCCCGGTGGCCGCCGTCGTCGGCGGCGCCAAGATCTCCACCAAGCTGGACCTGCTCGGCAACCTCGTGAAGAAGGTCGACATGCTGGCGCTGGGCGGCGGCATGGCGAACACCTTCCTCTACGCCCAGGGCGTGGATGTCGGGGCCTCGCTCTGCGAGAAGGACATGGCCGATCAGGCCCGCGCCATCATGGAGACCGCCAAGGCCGCCAATTGCGAGCTTCTGCTGCCCAAGGACTTCATCGTCGCCAAGGAGTTCAAGGCCGGTGCGGCCAACCGCGCCGTCCCGGCGGACGGCATCGGCGCCGACGAGATGGCGCTCGACGTCGGCCCCAAGACGGTCGAGTTCCTCGGCCTGAAGCTCCAGGGCGCCAAGACGGTGGTGTGGAACGGTCCGCTGGGCGCCTTCGAGATCCAGCCCTTCGACGCCGGCACCAACGCCGTCGCCGGCCTCGTCGCCGAGCGCACGTCGGAAGGCGGCCTGCTGTCGGTGGCCGGCGGCGGCGACACCGTGTCGGCGCTGGCCCATGCCGGCGTGGATGAGAAGTTCACCTACATCTCCGCCGCCGGCGGCGCCTTCCTGGAGTGGCTGGAAGGCAAGGATCTGCCGGGCGTCGCCGCGCTGAAGAAGAAGTAAGGGTTTGGGGGAATGGGTGGGCGGTCGAGATGGGCCCCCACCCTTCCCACGGCTTCGCCGCGGGCCCCTTCCCTCCCCCGCTGCGCGGGAGAGGGAAGGGGCCCGCGGCGAAGCGGGGGAGGGTTAGGGTGGGGGCAAGGACCTCCCCTCCCTAACACGTTACAAAGGCCGCCGCGCCTTCAGCGCCGCGGTCAGCGTCCCGTCGTCCAGATAGTCCAACTCCCCGCCCACCGGCACGCCGTGGGCCAGACGGGACACGGAAACCCCGCTGCCGGACAGGCGGTCGGTCACCACATGGGCGGTGGTCTGGCCGTCCACCGTGGCGTTCAGCGCCAGGATCACCTCGGTCACCGCCGGGTCCTTTGCGCGTTCCACCAGGGAAGGAATGTTCAGATCGTCCGGCCCCACCCCCTGCAGAGCCGACAGCGTGCCGCCCAGCACATGGTAGGTGCCGCGGAAGGCGCGCGTGCGCTCCAGCGCCCAGAGGTCGCCGGCATCCTCCACCACGCAGATGGTCGAGCGGTCGCGGCTGTGGTCGGAACAGACGGAGCAGGGGTCGCGGCTGTCGAGGTTGCCGCAGACCGAGCAGTTGCGGATGGCCTCCGCGGCGAGCGCCATGGATTCGGACAGCGGCACCAGCAGGCTGTCGCGGCGCTTCATGAGGTGCAGCGCCGCCCGCCGCGCCGACCGCGGCCCCAGCCCCGGCAGCTTGGACAGGAGCTGGATCAGGCGCTCGATTTCAGGTCCGATCATTCACGGCTTCGTTGTTTTCAAAGGGTGGCCGGGCCGTGCGTTCGGCCCGGCCGCAAACGCTTTAGAACGGCAGCTTCATGCCCGGCGGCAGCTTCATCCCGCCCATCAGGTTCTGGGTCTCGTTGGCTACGTGCTGCTCCACCTTGGCCTTGGCGTCGTTGAAGGCGGCGATGATCAGGTCTTCCAGGACCTCGATGTCCTCCGGATCGACGATCGACTTGTCGAGCTTGATCTTCTTCATCTCGCCCTTGCCGTTGACCGTCACGTTGACCATGCCGGCGCCCGACTGGCCGGTCATCTCGACCTCGCCCAAGCGGGCCTGCATCTCCTGCATCTTGGCCTGCATCTGCTGGGCCTGCTTCATCATCTGGCCGAGGTTCTTCATGGGTCAGAAATCTCCTTCATCGTCGAGCGGGTAATAAACCCCGTCGTCCTGCTGCATGACCATAAGGTCGGGATTCTCCCCGTCATCCGCAACCTGGGGCTCGGCCTCGACCGCCGCCTTGAGATCGCGGACATCGGTGATCTTCGCGCCGGGGAAGGCGTCCAGAACGGCGCGCACCACCGGATGCGCCTCCGCCTCCTCCAGCGCGCGCCTCTGGGCGGCCTGCTCCTGCTGGATCAGCGTCGGCTCGCCCGGCGCGTCCGAGACGATGACGACCCAGCGCTGGCCGGTCCATTCCGTCAACAGTTGGCCGACGCGATTCGGCAGGGTCGCCGGAGCCAGGGTCGTCAGCCGCAGTTCCAGCCGCCCCGGCTCCATGCGCACCAGATGGACGCTGCCGGTCAGGTGGCCGTAGAGCGCGCCCTCGCGCTTCTCCGCGAAGACCTGGACCAGCGTGCGGAAGTCGCGCGGCATCGCCACGCGCTCCTCGTCCGCCACGGCGACGGCCGGCACGGGCTGGACAGCCGGCTGCGGGCTCGGCTGCGCCTGGGCCTGGGCCTGGGCGACGGCGCGCACGGCGGAGCCGCCCACCGCCACCGGCCCGCCACCGGGACCGCGTGGGGCCGAGCCACCGCCTTGACCACCCTGCCCGCCACCGTTCTGCAAATTCTGGAACTGGCGGATCAGGTCGCCCGGAGTCGGCATGTCGGCGGCGTAGGACAGCCGCACGATGACCATCTCCAGCGCCTGCTGCGGCACCGGGGCCGCCTGCACCTCGCCCAGCCCCTTCAGCAGGAGCTGCCACGCGCGGGTCAGCGCCGGCATGCCGAGCTTCGCCGACAGGGCGGCGCCGCGGGTGCGCTCCGCCTCCGGCAGGCCGGGGTCGTTGGCGCTGTCCGGCACGACCTTCAGCCGCGTCAGATTGTGCACGAGGTCGAGAAGGTCCTGGAGGATCACCACCGGATCGGCGCCGACGCGG
This window encodes:
- a CDS encoding DNA polymerase III subunit gamma/tau; translation: MTDTTVADMSSSVSGTSGGLAYRVLARKYRPKSFAELIGQDALVRTLTNAINSGRIAQAFMLTGVRGVGKTTTARIIARALNCTGPDGTGGPTVTPCGVCDNCRAIAEDRHVDVMEMDAASHTGVDDIREIIDGVRYAPVSARYKLYIIDEVHMLSKSAFNALLKTLEEPPAHVKFVFATTEIRKVPVTVLSRCQRFDLRRVDAQVLKEHFTRVTGLEGAGIEPDAAALIARAADGSVRDGLSLLDQAIALAAGTVTAQQVRDMLGLADRSKVIDLFEAAVSAKPAEAMDLLSDLHRVGADPVVILQDLLDLVHNLTRLKVVPDSANDPGLPEAERTRGAALSAKLGMPALTRAWQLLLKGLGEVQAAPVPQQALEMVIVRLSYAADMPTPGDLIRQFQNLQNGGGQGGQGGGSAPRGPGGGPVAVGGSAVRAVAQAQAQAQPSPQPAVQPVPAVAVADEERVAMPRDFRTLVQVFAEKREGALYGHLTGSVHLVRMEPGRLELRLTTLAPATLPNRVGQLLTEWTGQRWVVIVSDAPGEPTLIQQEQAAQRRALEEAEAHPVVRAVLDAFPGAKITDVRDLKAAVEAEPQVADDGENPDLMVMQQDDGVYYPLDDEGDF